A single window of Larimichthys crocea isolate SSNF chromosome XII, L_crocea_2.0, whole genome shotgun sequence DNA harbors:
- the LOC104932218 gene encoding beta-1,4 N-acetylgalactosaminyltransferase 2-like, with protein MMAVFNRRPVQVVLIVGVTTLLTSYLIIFHNCHEEHTKEVPTTLNLRLTPSRPSLSLGPCTCPDKSVLLKDVLPKEQREELVQRRAKEFQQYKARTTSVLSTLLFALPNSPLQYPIQGFTVRPLTSTLIPGLALHAGQRSSYKVLLNVSKGVLNTENPPEGVTVQGDGEAGLIMESTSLVNLNLLLAGVSYTSSMYHIHTGDLASFLYENHEAMFPITIKQPNLPVLYDMGTDIRSHVTITTKTFLRYPQLKVLLSSIRSFYSNIEVIIADDNFEPEHIKGEHIKQYIMPPAQGWFAGRNLAVSQVTTKYFLWVDDDFVFTEKTKIEKLVEVMEAVPELDVLGGSVQGNQFYFSLRYEEGQEMDGGCLHRKMNEKFHSLPGYPQCFLANGMVNFFLARTDAVMKVGFDPKHQRVAHAEFFMDGLGSLLVASCGHVSINHNSQNTANKVQYARFDAKCSFTSSKTI; from the exons ATG ATGGCTGTGTTTAACAGACGACCGGTTCAGGTGGTTCTCATTGTGGGTGTGACCACCCTGCTGACATCATATTTGATTATATTCCATAACTGCCACGAAGAGCATACTAAAGAAGTTCCCACGACACTAAATCTGAG GTTGACACCATCCAGACCTTCTTTGTCTCTTGGTCCATGCACCTGTCCTGACAAATCAGTACTCCTCAAAGATGTCCTCCCCAAGGAACAGCGCGAGGAGCTGGTGCAACGCCGAGCTAAAGAGTTCCAACAATACAAAGCTAG GACTACGTCTGTATTATCCACGCTGCTGTTTGCTTTGCCTAACTCTCCTTTGCAGTATCCTATCCAGGGTTTTACAGtacgacctttgacctccaccTTGATACCAG GTTTAGCGCTGCATGCAGGACAAAGAAGCAGTTACAAG gtgtTATTGAATGTGTCTAAAGGTGTCCTGAATACAGAGAATCCACCTGAAGGGGTGACAGTCCAAG GTGATGGAGAGGCAGGGTTGATTATGGAGTCTACCAGCTTGGTGAACCTAAACCTGCTGCTGGCTGGAGTGTCCTATACCAGCTCCATGTACCATATACACACCGGAGACCTCG CATCCTTCCTGTATGAGAACCACGAAGCTATGTTTCCCATTACCATCAAACAGCCTAATCTGCCAGTCCTGTACGACATGGGAACAG ATATCAGATCTCACGTCACCATCACTACAAAGACATTCCTGCGCTATCCACAACTCAAGGTGCTGTTGAGCAGCATTCGGAGTTTCTATAGCAACATAGAAGTCATTATTGCAGATGACAACTTTGAACCAGAACACATTAAAGGAGAACACATCAAGCAGTACATCATGCCTCCAGCGCAG gGCTGGTTTGCTGGCAGGAATCTGGCTGTCTCCCAGGTAACCACCAAGTACTTCCTGTGGGTGGATGATGACTTTGTGTTTACGGAGAAGACGAAGATAGAGAAgctggtggaggtgatggaggccGTCCCTGAACTGGATGTG CTGGGTGGATCAGTGCAAGGGAACCAGTTTTACTTCTCTCTTCGCTATGAAGAAGGACAAGAAATGGATGGTGGCTGCCTGCACAGGAAGATGAATGAGAAGTTCCACTCACTTCCTGGTTACCCACAATGCTTTCTAGCCAATGGGATGGTCAACTTCTTCCTGGCTCGTACAGATGCTGTAATGAAGGTGGGATTTGACCCCAAGCACCAGAGGGTAGCACACGCAG AGTTCTTTATGGATGGGCTTGGCTCCTTGCTGGTTGCCAGCTGTGGCCACGTGTCCATTAACCACAATTCCCAAAATACCGCCAACAAGGTTCAATACGCCCGTTTTGATGCAAAATGCAGCTTCACTTCTTCAAAAACCATCTAA
- the coa3b gene encoding cytochrome C oxidase assembly factor 3b: protein MSSCGVGLSKQHKVMAEKGAQGAGEAPLTAAQKQLLRRRQELQSWQKDAARLRGRNLLTGLTIGAFVIGVFSHTILSVRQDRIIEELDDEAKIHILRGPQTGANS, encoded by the exons ATGAGTTCATGTGGGGTCGGATTatccaaacaacacaaagtcaTGGCAGAGAAAGGAGCACAAGGAGCCGGTGAAGCTCCACTGACGGCGGCACAGAAACAGCTCCTCCGCCGCCGACAGGAGCTCCAGTCCTGGCAGAAGGACGCAGCGCGGCTCCGCGGGAGGAACCTGCTGACCGGCCTGACCATCGGAGCGTTTGTGATCGGCGTGT TCAGCCACACCATCTTGTCCGTCAGACAGGACAGAATCATTGAGGAGCTAGATGATGAAGCCAAGATCCACATCCTGAGAGGGCCACAGACCGGCGCCAACTCCTGA
- the LOC109139130 gene encoding uncharacterized protein LOC109139130: MMRKVRILIPLLLLLLPVCWTLFDPRVDVFIHYSYYINWEQAQAECRNKHIDLVTIRDESENVLKFRGWIGLHKQNSVWRWSMGDKRANYTIWRGDDPDIGEHCVYTRHDEFEWQSDNCDVHRSYTCYDQRMILVKEKKTWEKALEHCRALEPLDATKPATDNNNNRYDLATLLTEDDYSFAQDKAIENGEGVWIGLRFLAGQWLWIGREPVEDMNITFCLKSQFCGIMESTGFSLQDCELERSFLCYTKHIITSQRDQTEIPIV, from the exons ATGATGAGGAAGGTCCGCATTCTTATccccctgctgctcctccttctccctgtgTGTTGGACGCTTTTTGACCCCAGAGTTGATGTGTTTATTCATTACTCATACTATATAAATTGGGAACAAGCACAGGCCGAGTGCAGGAACAAGCACATTGATCTTGTCACCATCAGAGATGAAAGTGAGAATGTGCTTAAATTCCGAGGCTGGATCGGTTTGCACAAACAGAATTCTGTCTGGAGATGGTCTATGGGAGACAAGAGAGCCAACTACACTATCTGGAGAGGAG ATGATCCAGACATTGGTGAGCACTGTGTTTATACGAGGCATGATGAATTCGAATGGCAAAGTGATAACTGTGACGTACACCGCAGTTACACGTGCTATGACCAGAGGATGATTCtggtgaaggagaagaagacgtGGGAGAAGGCATTAGAACACTGCAGGGCTCTGGAGCCACTGGATGCAACTAAGCCAGccactgacaacaacaacaaccgctATGACCTTGCCACCTTGCTCACTGAAGATGACTACTCCTTCGCACAAGATAAGGCAATAGAGAACGGAGAAGGG GTGTGGATTGGCCTGCGCTTCCTGGCTGGTCAGTGGCTGTGGATTGGTAGAGAACCAGTGGAGGACATGAATATTACCTTCTGCCTGAAGTCACAGTTCTGTGGCATCATGGAGTCGACTGGCTTCAGTTTACAAGACTGCGA